The following proteins are encoded in a genomic region of Pikeienuella piscinae:
- a CDS encoding LL-diaminopimelate aminotransferase, translating to MTDEFHRIRRLPPYVFAEVNRLKAEYRAKGVDIIDFGMGNPDMDTPAHIVAKLVETVRKPRTHRYSASKGIAGLRRAEAAYYERRFGVKLDPETEVIATLGSKEGLANLAMAITAPGDVILSPNPSYPIHPYGFMIAGAALRHIPALTEGRFEPESYLKALERAVVHSVPKPTAIIVNFPSNPTAQVCDLEFYRELIALARKHEIWLLSDLAYAEIYFDGNPPPSILQVEGAKEIAVEFTSLSKTYSMPGWRIGFAQGNARLIGALTRIKSYLDYGAFTPVQVAATAALNGPQDCVEEIRGVYRARRDTLVSAMAQAGWEIPAPPATMFAWAPTPPAFRKLGSMGFSKLLLKEAGVAVSPGVGFGEYGEGYVRLGLVENEQRIRQAARGVRKVLAKADEIMAAAPG from the coding sequence ATGACCGACGAATTTCACCGTATTAGACGCCTCCCGCCTTATGTATTCGCGGAGGTCAACCGGCTGAAGGCGGAATACCGCGCCAAGGGCGTCGACATCATCGATTTCGGCATGGGCAATCCGGACATGGACACCCCCGCCCACATCGTGGCCAAGCTGGTCGAAACGGTGCGAAAACCCCGCACCCACCGTTACTCCGCCTCGAAGGGCATCGCCGGGCTTCGCCGCGCCGAGGCGGCCTATTACGAGCGGCGGTTCGGCGTAAAGCTGGACCCGGAGACGGAAGTGATCGCAACGCTCGGCTCGAAGGAGGGGCTGGCGAATCTCGCCATGGCGATCACTGCGCCTGGCGACGTGATTCTCTCGCCGAATCCGTCCTACCCGATCCACCCCTACGGATTCATGATCGCCGGCGCCGCGCTTCGGCATATTCCGGCGCTGACCGAAGGGCGGTTCGAACCCGAATCCTACCTCAAGGCGCTCGAGCGCGCCGTCGTGCATTCGGTTCCGAAGCCGACGGCGATCATCGTCAACTTTCCCTCGAACCCGACCGCGCAGGTCTGCGATCTGGAGTTCTACCGCGAACTGATCGCGCTCGCCCGCAAGCACGAAATCTGGCTGCTCTCCGATCTCGCCTATGCGGAAATCTACTTCGATGGAAACCCGCCGCCCTCGATCCTTCAGGTCGAAGGCGCGAAGGAGATCGCGGTCGAGTTCACCTCTCTCTCCAAGACTTATTCGATGCCGGGTTGGCGCATCGGCTTCGCGCAGGGCAACGCGCGGCTGATCGGCGCGCTCACGCGGATCAAATCCTATCTCGATTACGGCGCCTTCACTCCGGTGCAGGTCGCGGCGACGGCGGCGCTGAATGGCCCGCAGGACTGCGTCGAGGAGATCAGGGGCGTCTATCGCGCCCGGCGCGACACGCTGGTCTCGGCGATGGCGCAGGCGGGGTGGGAGATTCCCGCGCCTCCCGCAACGATGTTCGCCTGGGCGCCGACGCCGCCGGCTTTCAGGAAGCTCGGCTCAATGGGTTTTTCCAAGCTCCTCCTGAAGGAAGCGGGCGTCGCAGTCTCACCCGGCGTCGGTTTCGGCGAATATGGCGAGGGGTATGTGCGCCTCGGATTGGTGGAGAACGAACAGCGGATCCGCCAGGCCGCGCGCGGCGTCAGAAAGGTTCTGGCGAAGGCTGATGAGATCATGGCCGCCGCACCCGGCTGA
- a CDS encoding VPLPA-CTERM sorting domain-containing protein, translating into MTKHTGFRVIMAALAVAFFGGGAGAATVGFDDGKPKKGEAYVEAGFAFDDARIVNGNCMKGACAALNKKERMVMTLESGDRFDLNQISFSFLGGSSTKTGKAGNTLTLTADNAATISFSIADFGKKRFHTVAFDDGFFAGVRSLVFTSSNGGNVRLDAFAAAASAPMPSVPLPASAWLLLGALGGLGFMRRRRAA; encoded by the coding sequence ATGACGAAGCACACAGGTTTTCGGGTCATCATGGCGGCGCTTGCGGTCGCGTTCTTCGGCGGGGGCGCCGGCGCGGCGACGGTCGGCTTCGATGACGGGAAGCCGAAAAAGGGGGAGGCCTACGTCGAGGCGGGCTTCGCTTTCGACGACGCCCGCATCGTGAACGGCAATTGCATGAAGGGCGCCTGCGCCGCGCTCAACAAGAAAGAGCGTATGGTGATGACGCTGGAATCGGGCGACCGGTTCGACCTCAACCAGATCAGCTTCAGCTTTCTCGGCGGAAGCTCCACGAAAACCGGCAAGGCCGGAAACACCCTGACGCTGACCGCCGACAACGCCGCGACGATCTCGTTCAGCATCGCCGATTTCGGCAAGAAGCGCTTTCACACCGTCGCTTTCGATGACGGGTTCTTCGCCGGCGTCCGGTCACTGGTCTTCACCTCCAGCAATGGCGGCAATGTCCGGCTCGACGCCTTCGCCGCCGCGGCGTCCGCGCCGATGCCGTCGGTGCCGCTGCCGGCGTCGGCCTGGCTTCTTCTCGGCGCGCTTGGCGGTCTCGGCTTCATGCGCCGCCGCCGCGCCGCCTGA
- a CDS encoding Fur family transcriptional regulator, translated as MTNVTTIAKEMEEALRADGVRITRQRAALLKVLAGADDHPDANELHRRAREIEDTVSLATVYRTLSALEAQGVVHRLAFEGEPARFETTNAPHHDHIIDLETGEVMEFRSEKIEALQALIAEELGYEVVHHRLELYCRKRK; from the coding sequence ATGACGAACGTGACGACCATCGCCAAGGAAATGGAGGAGGCGCTCCGCGCCGACGGCGTGCGCATCACGCGCCAGCGCGCCGCGCTGCTCAAGGTGCTGGCCGGCGCCGACGACCACCCGGACGCGAACGAGTTGCACCGGCGCGCGCGGGAGATCGAGGACACCGTCTCCCTCGCCACCGTCTATCGCACGCTCTCCGCGCTTGAAGCCCAGGGCGTCGTCCATCGGCTCGCCTTCGAGGGCGAGCCGGCGCGATTCGAGACCACCAACGCGCCGCATCACGATCACATCATTGATCTGGAGACTGGCGAAGTCATGGAGTTTCGTTCCGAAAAGATCGAAGCGCTGCAGGCCCTTATCGCCGAAGAACTTGGCTATGAGGTCGTGCATCATCGGCTGGAGCTCTATTGCCGTAAGCGGAAATAG
- the glpX gene encoding class II fructose-bisphosphatase, protein MNQKIHTEFADRMLSLGLARVSEAAAIASARLIGRGDEKAADQAAVNAMREQLNLLDIKGVVVIGEGERDEAPMLYIGEEVGSGKGPEVDIALDPLEGTTLTAKDMPNALTVIAMGPRGTMLHAPDVYMDKLAIGPGFAPGLVDLDMSVAERVKALADAKGCGPEDIKVCVLERPRHEAMLNELREVGVQIRLITDGDVAGVIHCAESEKTGIDMYMGSGGAPEGVLAAAALKCMGGQIQGRLLFRNDDERGRAAAAGITDFNRKYSRDDMVTADVIFAATGVTDGSILAGLKRRGEYTETETILMRSRTGSVRRLQYRTRDA, encoded by the coding sequence ATGAACCAGAAGATTCACACCGAATTCGCCGACCGGATGCTCTCGCTCGGACTCGCCCGGGTTTCCGAAGCGGCGGCCATCGCCTCCGCCCGCCTGATCGGCAGGGGCGACGAGAAGGCCGCCGACCAGGCCGCCGTCAACGCCATGCGCGAGCAGCTCAACCTTCTCGACATCAAGGGCGTTGTGGTGATCGGAGAGGGTGAGCGCGACGAGGCGCCGATGCTCTATATCGGCGAGGAGGTCGGCTCCGGCAAAGGTCCTGAGGTCGATATCGCGCTCGACCCGCTGGAGGGAACGACGCTGACCGCGAAGGACATGCCGAACGCGCTGACCGTCATCGCGATGGGGCCGCGCGGAACCATGCTGCACGCGCCGGACGTCTACATGGACAAGCTCGCCATCGGCCCCGGTTTCGCGCCGGGCCTGGTCGATCTCGACATGAGCGTCGCCGAACGGGTGAAGGCGCTGGCGGACGCGAAAGGCTGCGGACCGGAGGATATCAAGGTCTGCGTGCTGGAGCGCCCGCGCCACGAAGCCATGCTGAACGAGTTGCGCGAAGTCGGCGTGCAGATCCGGCTGATCACCGATGGCGACGTCGCCGGCGTCATTCACTGCGCCGAATCGGAAAAGACCGGCATCGACATGTACATGGGCTCCGGGGGCGCGCCCGAGGGCGTGCTCGCCGCGGCGGCGCTGAAATGCATGGGCGGGCAGATTCAGGGCCGGCTGCTCTTCCGGAACGATGACGAGCGGGGCCGCGCGGCGGCGGCCGGAATCACCGATTTTAACCGGAAATACAGCCGCGACGACATGGTGACGGCGGACGTGATCTTCGCCGCGACCGGGGTCACCGACGGCTCCATCCTGGCCGGGCTGAAACGGCGCGGCGAATATACCGAAACCGAAACGATCCTGATGCGCTCGCGCACCGGGTCGGTGCGGCGCCTCCAGTACCGGACGCGGGACGCGTGA
- a CDS encoding PHA/PHB synthase family protein, which produces MSDEKGPKGDLPGPDIPGVEESAEFAANMATVMQHAQEIWARMAEAGARDERPHHPDPMNVAPVFTELTKEMLNNPRELAEKSLELWGQQAELWRRTMMGWMGAEEAEPLAEPERGDKRFADREWSENQVFNYMKQAYLLSSRWTQDLAHNIGQMPERDRRKLDFHMRNVVEAMSPSNFAATNPEVLRATIAEKGANLVRGAEALSRDIARGKGKLLISQTDMNAFKVGENMALTEGAVIWQDNVLQLIQYAPKTKTVWSRPLLFVPPWINKYYVLDLNPKKSMMQWLVEQGHQVFIISWVNPGPEQKGETWDSYMTAIMTALDKVREETGQSQVNIGSYCIGATMTAVMLAHMARTGDERVASATMFTGQMEFSSAGDLQALVDEKTLEIVDEQMEEGYLPADTMASAFNMLRSSDLIWSYVVQNYMLGKDPFPFDLLYWNADSTAMPAKVHHFYLDRFYQNNALAKGELVVHGGKVDVADIRIPVYHLASREDHIAPAASVYRAAKLLVNAKNRFVVAGSGHIAGVVNPPALGKYQHWVRDDMDAPDIETWLENAKEVPGSWWPDWDRWLKRRSGKKIPAPTPGAKLGVIEPAPGSYVKVRFDEK; this is translated from the coding sequence ATGAGCGACGAGAAGGGACCGAAAGGCGATCTTCCCGGCCCCGACATTCCGGGTGTCGAGGAAAGCGCCGAATTCGCCGCGAACATGGCGACGGTCATGCAGCACGCGCAGGAAATCTGGGCGCGGATGGCGGAGGCGGGCGCCAGGGACGAACGCCCGCATCACCCCGATCCGATGAACGTCGCCCCGGTGTTTACCGAACTCACGAAGGAGATGCTGAACAACCCGCGCGAACTGGCGGAGAAATCGCTCGAACTCTGGGGCCAGCAGGCCGAACTCTGGCGCCGGACGATGATGGGCTGGATGGGGGCGGAAGAAGCCGAGCCGCTCGCGGAGCCGGAGCGAGGCGACAAGCGTTTCGCCGACAGGGAATGGTCGGAGAACCAGGTCTTCAACTACATGAAGCAGGCCTATCTCCTGTCCTCGCGTTGGACGCAGGATCTGGCGCACAATATCGGCCAGATGCCGGAGCGCGATCGCAGGAAGCTCGACTTTCACATGCGCAACGTCGTCGAGGCGATGAGTCCGTCGAATTTCGCCGCGACCAACCCGGAGGTGCTTCGCGCCACCATCGCGGAAAAGGGCGCCAACCTCGTGCGCGGCGCGGAGGCGCTGTCGAGGGACATCGCGCGCGGCAAGGGCAAGCTGCTGATCTCGCAAACCGACATGAACGCCTTCAAGGTCGGCGAGAACATGGCCCTGACCGAGGGCGCGGTGATCTGGCAGGACAACGTGCTGCAGCTGATCCAGTATGCGCCGAAGACGAAGACGGTCTGGTCGCGCCCCCTCCTCTTCGTGCCGCCCTGGATCAACAAGTATTACGTGCTCGACCTCAACCCAAAGAAGTCGATGATGCAGTGGCTGGTGGAGCAGGGCCATCAGGTCTTCATCATCTCCTGGGTCAATCCGGGGCCGGAGCAGAAGGGCGAGACCTGGGACAGTTACATGACCGCGATCATGACCGCGCTGGACAAGGTTCGCGAGGAGACCGGGCAGAGCCAGGTCAATATCGGCTCCTACTGCATCGGCGCGACGATGACCGCGGTCATGCTCGCGCACATGGCGCGCACCGGGGATGAGCGTGTCGCCTCGGCGACGATGTTCACCGGGCAGATGGAGTTCTCGTCGGCCGGCGATCTTCAGGCGCTGGTGGACGAGAAGACGCTGGAGATCGTCGACGAGCAGATGGAGGAAGGCTATCTGCCTGCGGACACGATGGCGAGCGCCTTCAACATGCTGCGCTCCTCCGATCTGATCTGGAGCTATGTCGTGCAGAACTACATGCTCGGCAAGGACCCGTTCCCCTTCGACCTTCTCTACTGGAACGCCGATTCGACCGCGATGCCGGCGAAGGTGCATCATTTTTATCTGGACAGGTTCTACCAGAACAACGCGCTGGCGAAGGGGGAACTGGTCGTCCATGGCGGCAAGGTCGACGTCGCCGATATCCGGATACCGGTCTATCACCTCGCCAGCCGGGAGGATCACATCGCCCCCGCCGCCTCCGTCTATCGCGCGGCCAAATTGCTGGTGAACGCCAAGAACCGCTTCGTTGTCGCGGGCTCCGGCCATATCGCCGGGGTGGTGAACCCGCCGGCGCTCGGCAAGTATCAGCACTGGGTGCGCGACGACATGGACGCGCCCGACATCGAGACGTGGCTGGAGAATGCGAAAGAGGTTCCCGGCTCCTGGTGGCCGGACTGGGATCGCTGGCTGAAGCGCCGCTCCGGCAAGAAGATTCCGGCGCCCACGCCGGGCGCGAAGCTGGGCGTGATTGAGCCGGCGCCGGGCTCATATGTGAAGGTGCGTTTCGACGAGAAATGA
- a CDS encoding DUF2945 domain-containing protein translates to MTKFSKGDHVSWNSEAGRVSGRISKVHKQNFEFKGRTRHASGEEPQYEIESDKTDHVAAHKESALTKIG, encoded by the coding sequence ATGACGAAGTTTTCCAAGGGCGACCATGTGAGCTGGAATTCCGAGGCCGGCCGCGTCAGCGGGCGCATCTCGAAAGTCCACAAGCAGAATTTCGAATTCAAGGGCCGCACCCGCCACGCCTCCGGCGAAGAGCCGCAATATGAGATCGAAAGCGACAAGACCGATCACGTCGCCGCGCACAAGGAAAGCGCCCTGACGAAGATCGGCTGA
- a CDS encoding metal ABC transporter permease, translating into MSALLEPFSYGYMVNAIWVSAMVGAVCGFLSAFLMLKGWSLIGDALSHSIVPGVAGAYMLGLPFALGAFLSGGLAAATMLFLNNRTGLKEDAIIGLIFTSFFGLGLFMVSLSPTSVNIQTIVMGNILAITPADTLQLAIIGVISMGALLLTWRDLMTVFFDETHARAIGLRVTFLRGLFFTLLAAATVAAMQTVGAFLVIAMVVTPGATAYLLTDRFPRLIGLAVALGAGTSLVGAYLSYFLDGATGGVIVVLQTFLFLLAFFLAPKHGRVAAIRRRAAAIARIDNPAEGDA; encoded by the coding sequence ATGAGCGCGCTGCTGGAGCCGTTTTCCTATGGCTATATGGTCAACGCGATCTGGGTCAGCGCCATGGTCGGCGCCGTCTGCGGGTTCCTCTCGGCTTTCCTGATGCTGAAAGGCTGGTCGCTCATCGGCGACGCGCTTTCCCATTCCATCGTTCCGGGGGTGGCGGGGGCCTATATGCTCGGGCTGCCGTTCGCGCTCGGCGCGTTTCTTTCCGGCGGGCTGGCGGCGGCGACGATGCTGTTCCTCAACAACCGCACCGGGCTGAAAGAGGATGCGATCATCGGGCTGATCTTTACCTCGTTCTTCGGACTCGGCCTCTTCATGGTCTCGCTCTCTCCGACCTCGGTGAACATCCAGACCATCGTCATGGGGAACATTCTGGCGATCACGCCGGCGGACACGCTGCAACTGGCGATCATCGGCGTTATCTCGATGGGCGCGCTGCTGCTGACCTGGCGCGACCTGATGACGGTGTTCTTCGACGAGACCCATGCCCGCGCCATCGGGCTCCGCGTCACCTTCCTGCGCGGGCTTTTCTTCACGCTGCTGGCGGCGGCGACGGTGGCGGCGATGCAAACGGTCGGCGCGTTTCTCGTGATCGCCATGGTGGTGACGCCGGGGGCTACGGCCTATCTGCTGACCGACCGCTTTCCGCGATTGATCGGGTTGGCGGTCGCGCTCGGCGCCGGGACGAGCCTCGTCGGGGCCTATCTGAGCTATTTTCTCGACGGCGCTACGGGCGGGGTGATCGTCGTCCTTCAGACATTCCTCTTTCTCCTCGCCTTCTTCCTCGCGCCCAAACACGGCCGGGTCGCCGCGATCCGGCGGCGGGCGGCGGCGATCGCGCGCATCGACAACCCCGCGGAGGGCGACGCGTGA
- a CDS encoding DUF488 family protein translates to MSVGHSNRPLPEFLDILRHARVGLLVDVRSFPRSRGNPAFNIGRLQQDLAQVQIGYRHIPALGGRRGRQAQVEETVNAMWRVRSFHNYADYALGEEFAAGFAELVAFGRETRVAMMCAEAVWWRCHRRIITDHLLVNGHAVDHLMGGERIDPARLTPGACRRDAGAGAGRVVYPPVA, encoded by the coding sequence ATGAGCGTCGGTCACTCGAACCGGCCGCTCCCCGAATTTCTCGACATTCTCCGCCACGCCCGCGTCGGGCTTCTGGTCGATGTGCGTTCCTTCCCCCGGTCGCGCGGCAATCCGGCCTTCAACATTGGGCGTCTGCAGCAGGACCTGGCGCAGGTTCAGATCGGCTATCGCCACATCCCCGCGCTCGGTGGTCGGCGCGGCAGGCAGGCGCAGGTGGAGGAGACGGTGAACGCCATGTGGCGCGTGAGGAGCTTTCACAATTATGCGGATTACGCCCTTGGTGAGGAATTCGCCGCCGGATTCGCTGAACTCGTGGCGTTCGGGCGCGAGACGCGCGTGGCGATGATGTGCGCCGAGGCCGTCTGGTGGCGCTGTCATCGGCGCATCATCACCGATCATCTGCTTGTTAATGGCCACGCCGTCGACCACTTGATGGGCGGCGAACGGATTGACCCGGCTCGGCTCACGCCCGGCGCATGCCGCAGGGACGCAGGCGCCGGCGCGGGCAGGGTGGTCTATCCGCCGGTGGCGTGA
- a CDS encoding metal ABC transporter substrate-binding protein, with protein sequence MILRLAALCLTIIYAAGPAAADRLKAVTTFTVIADIAANVAGDAAEVVSITRPGAEIHNYQPTPRDILKAQDADLIIWNGLNLELWFEKFFQSLRDVPDVVASDGVEPISIADGPYTGKPNPHAWMSPEDGKIYVANIRDAFIRLDPTNEAVYRANAAAYMAEIDAVAAPIRKELEALPEGHRWLVTGEGAFSYLARDFGLKELFLWPINADQQGTPSQVRHVIDVMRAENIPVIFSESTVSPKPSQQVAREVGARYGGVLYVDSLSEPGGPAPTYLDLLRVTSETIVKGLSQ encoded by the coding sequence ATGATCCTCCGCCTCGCAGCGCTATGCCTCACTATTATCTACGCCGCCGGGCCGGCCGCGGCAGACCGGTTGAAGGCGGTGACGACCTTCACGGTCATCGCCGACATCGCCGCCAACGTCGCTGGCGATGCCGCCGAGGTCGTCTCGATAACGCGGCCCGGCGCGGAGATTCACAATTACCAGCCAACGCCGCGCGACATACTGAAGGCGCAGGACGCCGACCTGATCATCTGGAACGGCCTCAACCTCGAGCTCTGGTTCGAGAAGTTCTTCCAGAGCCTTCGCGACGTGCCGGATGTCGTCGCCTCCGACGGCGTTGAGCCGATCAGCATCGCGGATGGCCCGTATACGGGAAAACCCAACCCGCACGCCTGGATGTCACCGGAAGACGGCAAGATCTACGTCGCGAACATCCGTGACGCCTTCATCCGGCTCGATCCGACCAACGAGGCCGTCTACCGCGCCAACGCCGCCGCCTACATGGCGGAGATTGACGCGGTGGCGGCGCCGATTCGGAAGGAGCTGGAGGCGTTGCCGGAAGGGCATCGCTGGCTGGTGACCGGCGAAGGCGCGTTCAGCTATCTGGCGCGGGATTTCGGACTGAAGGAGCTTTTCCTCTGGCCGATCAACGCCGACCAGCAGGGTACGCCGAGCCAGGTGCGCCATGTGATCGACGTGATGCGGGCGGAGAACATCCCGGTGATTTTCTCCGAAAGCACGGTCTCGCCGAAACCCTCCCAGCAGGTCGCGCGCGAGGTTGGCGCGCGCTATGGCGGCGTCCTCTATGTCGACAGTCTCAGCGAGCCGGGCGGGCCGGCGCCGACCTATCTCGACCTGCTGCGCGTCACTTCGGAAACGATCGTCAAGGGACTGTCGCAGTGA
- a CDS encoding manganese/iron ABC transporter ATP-binding protein: MRATPSPAAHTDAAPAAGISVSHVTVAYRNGVTALRDASFEVPQGSIAALVGVNGSGKSTMFKTIMGFLKAATGEVRILGLSVEEAVGRNLVAYVPQAEEVDWSFPVLVDDVVMMGRYGHMGFTRRARPADREAVRVALARVGMTDFRRRQIGELSGGQRKRVFLARALAQDGRVILLDEPFTGVDVKTEEAIITLLREMRDEGRVMLVSTHNLGSVPEFCDRTVLIKGTVLAHGPTREIFTQHNLEKAFGGVLRHFVLGGADLHDDEDARQVTVISDDERPFVLYDERDR, translated from the coding sequence GTGAGAGCGACGCCGAGCCCCGCCGCGCACACGGACGCAGCCCCGGCGGCGGGGATCTCCGTCTCCCATGTCACAGTCGCCTACCGGAACGGGGTGACGGCGCTCCGCGATGCGAGCTTCGAGGTTCCGCAAGGGTCGATCGCCGCGCTGGTCGGGGTCAACGGGTCCGGCAAGTCGACCATGTTCAAGACGATCATGGGGTTTCTGAAGGCCGCCACGGGGGAGGTCCGGATTCTCGGCCTTAGCGTGGAGGAGGCGGTCGGCCGCAATCTCGTGGCCTATGTGCCGCAGGCGGAGGAGGTCGACTGGTCGTTTCCGGTGCTGGTCGACGATGTGGTGATGATGGGGCGCTATGGCCATATGGGCTTCACGCGCCGCGCCCGCCCGGCGGACCGGGAGGCGGTCAGGGTCGCCCTCGCCCGTGTCGGGATGACGGATTTCCGCCGCCGGCAGATCGGCGAGCTTTCCGGTGGTCAGCGCAAGCGGGTCTTCCTCGCCCGCGCGCTGGCGCAGGACGGGCGGGTGATCCTGCTCGACGAGCCCTTCACCGGCGTCGATGTGAAGACCGAGGAGGCGATCATCACCCTTCTGCGCGAGATGCGCGACGAGGGCCGCGTGATGCTGGTCTCGACCCACAATCTCGGCTCGGTGCCGGAGTTCTGCGACCGCACGGTGCTGATCAAGGGCACGGTTCTGGCGCACGGTCCGACACGAGAGATCTTCACCCAGCACAACCTGGAAAAGGCGTTCGGCGGCGTGCTGCGGCATTTCGTGCTTGGCGGCGCCGATCTTCACGATGACGAGGACGCGCGGCAGGTCACGGTCATCTCCGACGACGAACGGCCCTTCGTGCTCTATGACGAGCGGGACCGATGA
- a CDS encoding homoserine dehydrogenase: MTDPLRIGIIGLGTVGGGVLKLLETNAALITRRAGRPLVVAAVSARNRTRERGVDLSAFAWEDDPVALARRDDVDLVVEAMGGEDGPAKAATEAALGAGKHVVTANKAMLAHHGQALAEAAEASGAALRFEAAVAGGIPCVKALGEGMAGNRITRLMGVLNGTCNYILTRMEAGGEPYAEVLEDAQRLGYAEADPSFDVGGTDAAHKLALMAALAFGTRVDFDGVKTEGIDQVRLADIAHAAEMGYRIKLLGVARMHGDGLEQRMQPCLTPAGSPIGKLEGVTNMVVLESDFAGRTVYEGPGAGAGPTASAIAADMIDIARGARTPAFGIPAAQLRAAPRATGGAPAAYYLRLALRDESGVLAKVAAALGAEGVSIHQMRQSADAAEGGEATVLITTHETHRDRLDAALSTIATSDVATGPAVAIRIEQL, from the coding sequence ATGACCGACCCTCTGCGCATCGGAATCATCGGCCTCGGCACGGTTGGCGGCGGCGTTCTGAAGCTGCTTGAGACCAATGCCGCGCTAATCACAAGACGGGCCGGGCGCCCGCTTGTCGTTGCGGCTGTCTCCGCCCGCAACCGGACGCGCGAGCGCGGCGTCGATCTCTCCGCGTTTGCATGGGAGGACGACCCGGTCGCCCTCGCCCGGCGCGACGATGTCGATCTGGTGGTCGAGGCGATGGGCGGAGAGGACGGCCCGGCCAAGGCGGCGACCGAGGCCGCGCTCGGCGCCGGCAAGCATGTCGTCACCGCGAACAAGGCGATGCTGGCGCATCACGGGCAGGCGCTGGCCGAAGCGGCCGAGGCGTCAGGCGCCGCGCTCCGGTTCGAGGCCGCGGTCGCCGGCGGCATCCCCTGCGTCAAGGCGCTCGGCGAGGGCATGGCCGGCAACCGGATCACCCGGCTGATGGGCGTCCTGAACGGCACCTGCAATTACATCCTGACAAGAATGGAGGCGGGGGGCGAACCCTATGCCGAAGTGCTGGAGGACGCGCAGCGCCTTGGCTACGCGGAGGCCGACCCGTCATTCGATGTCGGCGGGACGGACGCGGCGCACAAGCTCGCGCTCATGGCCGCGCTCGCCTTTGGAACCCGCGTCGATTTCGACGGGGTGAAGACCGAGGGGATCGATCAGGTCAGGCTCGCGGATATCGCCCATGCCGCCGAGATGGGCTACCGGATCAAGCTGCTCGGCGTTGCCCGGATGCATGGGGACGGGCTTGAGCAGCGAATGCAGCCCTGCCTGACCCCCGCCGGCAGCCCGATCGGCAAGCTTGAGGGCGTAACGAACATGGTGGTGCTGGAAAGCGATTTCGCCGGCCGCACCGTCTATGAGGGGCCCGGCGCCGGAGCGGGACCGACCGCTTCCGCCATCGCCGCCGACATGATCGACATCGCGCGGGGCGCGCGGACGCCGGCGTTCGGCATTCCCGCGGCGCAGCTGCGCGCCGCGCCGCGCGCCACCGGAGGGGCGCCCGCCGCTTATTATCTCCGGCTCGCGCTTCGCGACGAATCCGGCGTTCTCGCCAAGGTCGCGGCGGCGCTCGGGGCCGAAGGGGTCTCCATTCACCAGATGCGCCAGAGCGCGGACGCGGCCGAGGGCGGCGAGGCGACCGTGCTGATCACCACGCACGAGACGCACCGCGATCGGCTCGACGCCGCGCTCTCCACCATCGCCACGAGCGATGTCGCAACCGGCCCCGCGGTGGCGATCCGCATCGAACAACTCTGA
- a CDS encoding metal ABC transporter permease → MMEELMLPFSLPFMRDAMLIAALIAVPAALLSCFLVLKGWSLMGDAISHAVLPGVVGAYIIGIPIGIGAFVAGMICALGTGYLQENSRVKQDTVMGVVFSGMFGLGVVMYTKITTDAHLDHILFGDILGIGPADLIETGVIAGVVALLILLKWRDLTLHAFDPAQARAAGLPVRLLHYGLLVLLSLTIVASLKAVGIILAIALMIAPGATAFLVTRRFGAMMAVAVAVAVAAAVTGVWLSFFLDSAPAPTIVLLMTAAFIAAFVAASVRARRTDA, encoded by the coding sequence GTGATGGAAGAGCTAATGCTGCCCTTCTCGCTTCCCTTCATGCGCGATGCGATGCTGATCGCGGCGTTGATCGCAGTTCCCGCGGCGCTGCTTTCCTGTTTTCTGGTGCTGAAAGGCTGGTCGCTGATGGGCGACGCGATCTCGCACGCCGTGCTGCCGGGCGTGGTCGGGGCCTATATCATCGGCATACCGATCGGGATCGGCGCGTTCGTCGCCGGGATGATCTGCGCGCTCGGGACTGGCTACCTGCAGGAAAACAGCCGCGTGAAGCAGGACACGGTGATGGGCGTCGTGTTCTCCGGCATGTTCGGCCTTGGCGTGGTGATGTACACGAAAATTACCACCGACGCGCATCTCGACCACATCCTTTTCGGCGACATTCTCGGGATCGGCCCAGCCGACCTGATTGAAACCGGCGTGATCGCCGGCGTGGTGGCGCTGCTCATCCTGCTGAAATGGCGGGATCTCACGCTGCACGCTTTCGATCCGGCGCAAGCCAGGGCGGCGGGCCTGCCGGTGCGGCTGCTGCATTACGGGCTGCTAGTGCTGCTCTCTCTCACCATCGTCGCCAGCCTGAAGGCGGTCGGCATCATCCTCGCCATCGCGCTGATGATCGCGCCGGGGGCGACGGCGTTTCTGGTCACGCGGCGATTCGGAGCGATGATGGCGGTCGCGGTCGCGGTCGCGGTCGCGGCGGCCGTGACGGGCGTTTGGCTCAGCTTCTTCCTGGACAGCGCGCCGGCGCCGACCATCGTCCTCTTGATGACGGCGGCGTTCATCGCCGCCTTCGTCGCCGCAAGCGTGAGAGCCCGTCGAACCGACGCCTAG